One Haloplanus vescus DNA window includes the following coding sequences:
- a CDS encoding mechanosensitive ion channel family protein, with protein MNSGAVAQTGTGAPAELGPLLEWLWTLTAVRIVAALAVVALGVVLSKFLVRLLGRPVARRFHRQSVAQTVLGLLRGSTVVVATLAAGSIVGLGIGDIVLSVTVFSAVLGIVLAPIVGSIINGVFVLADNPYEIGDMIELEDGRRGFVDDITLRYTKIFTLENTFLVVPNSSMRERDVTNFSAEDERTRVSIPLLVTYEGSLDDARRLMERAARNVEGVIEGGPDIRIGSARYPAKPTCLIDAYADNGVRLSLRFWVRTPYKIPRIESVVRERIWAGLEEADVEIAYPHQHLVFDENSGRARVAVEDGSDLPPPEAETASDAPEATPMESDDLESDAGDGE; from the coding sequence ATGAACAGCGGGGCGGTCGCACAGACGGGGACGGGAGCACCGGCAGAACTCGGCCCGTTGCTGGAGTGGCTATGGACGCTCACCGCGGTCCGAATCGTCGCCGCGCTGGCGGTCGTTGCGCTGGGCGTCGTCCTCTCGAAGTTCCTCGTCCGCCTGCTCGGGCGGCCCGTCGCGCGCCGCTTCCACCGACAGAGCGTCGCCCAGACCGTCCTCGGACTGCTCCGCGGGTCGACCGTCGTCGTCGCGACGCTCGCCGCCGGGAGCATCGTCGGCCTCGGCATCGGCGACATCGTCCTCTCGGTGACCGTCTTCTCTGCCGTCCTCGGTATCGTCCTCGCGCCCATCGTCGGGAGCATCATCAACGGCGTGTTCGTCCTCGCGGACAACCCCTACGAGATAGGCGACATGATAGAGTTGGAGGACGGCCGCCGCGGCTTCGTCGACGACATCACCCTTCGCTACACGAAGATATTCACGCTCGAAAACACCTTTCTCGTCGTCCCGAACTCCTCGATGCGCGAGCGAGACGTGACCAACTTCTCCGCGGAGGACGAACGCACGCGCGTCTCCATCCCGCTACTCGTCACCTACGAGGGGAGTCTGGACGACGCGCGGCGACTCATGGAACGCGCCGCGCGCAACGTCGAGGGCGTGATAGAGGGCGGCCCGGACATCCGCATCGGGAGCGCGCGCTACCCCGCAAAGCCCACCTGTCTCATCGACGCCTACGCCGACAACGGCGTCCGCCTCTCGCTCCGGTTCTGGGTGCGGACACCCTACAAGATTCCGCGAATCGAATCGGTCGTCCGCGAGCGCATCTGGGCGGGGCTGGAAGAGGCCGACGTGGAGATTGCCTACCCGCACCAGCACCTCGTGTTCGACGAGAACAGCGGTCGAGCGCGGGTCGCCGTGGAGGATGGCTCGGACCTGCCGCCGCCGGAGGCCGAGACGGCGAGCGACGCCCCCGAAGCGACGCCGATGGAGAGCGATGACTTGGAGTCGGACGCCGGCGACGGCGAGTGA
- a CDS encoding universal stress protein — translation MTLVVVPVRYPLSRHSRATLAEALRIAEDRDADLTILHVDLYQEGREVTRTELKQAVEHEFGALACARYVVRRGFLVEETILDEVAAEDADVVVIGSKQVSRWRRTFSRLLDDPDIDRFLRQKLDCEVITVDAGR, via the coding sequence ATGACGCTGGTGGTCGTCCCCGTCCGCTATCCGCTCAGTCGGCACTCCCGGGCGACACTCGCCGAGGCGCTTCGCATCGCCGAGGACCGGGACGCCGACCTCACCATCCTCCACGTCGACCTCTATCAGGAGGGACGGGAAGTGACGCGGACGGAGCTCAAGCAGGCCGTCGAACACGAGTTCGGGGCGCTCGCCTGCGCCCGCTACGTCGTCCGCCGCGGCTTTCTCGTCGAGGAGACCATCCTCGACGAGGTGGCGGCGGAGGACGCCGACGTGGTCGTCATCGGCTCGAAGCAGGTCAGTCGATGGCGGCGTACCTTCAGTCGCCTCCTCGACGACCCCGACATCGACCGCTTCCTGCGCCAGAAACTCGACTGCGAAGTCATCACCGTCGACGCCGGCCGGTAG
- the cobT gene encoding nicotinate mononucleotide-dependent phosphoribosyltransferase CobT: MKFVLTIGTTETARIDGISAAGATPELMAHTPSADAEILAYGRPTNAPVVPVSPSGCPTPAVVTRAARELLGFESVVVDAGTASDTTAPTVTLPGAPGADIRTPEAVPDAEATFDAARAFGASLPDDELVLAETIPGGTTTAKGVLTALGEETGVSSSLPENPTTLKRRVVGEALEASDLSPGAAAGAPLDAVRAVGDPVLAAVSGLAVGALESGTAVTLGGGTQMSAVAALVRHFGLTDSLTQATTSFIAADDAADVRSLADALDVDLRVTAPGFEGVDHPATNAYVRGEAKEGVGMGGALALVAGSETAADVAALRDRVRDVYDRLLANAPETHPAVDGERVD; encoded by the coding sequence ATGAAATTCGTTCTCACCATCGGCACCACCGAAACGGCACGCATCGACGGCATCAGCGCCGCGGGCGCGACGCCCGAACTGATGGCGCACACACCCAGCGCCGACGCCGAAATCCTCGCCTACGGCCGGCCGACCAACGCGCCGGTCGTCCCCGTGAGTCCTTCCGGATGCCCGACGCCGGCAGTCGTGACCCGCGCCGCGCGCGAACTCCTCGGGTTCGAGAGCGTCGTCGTCGACGCCGGGACGGCGAGCGACACGACGGCGCCGACGGTCACGCTCCCCGGCGCCCCGGGCGCCGACATCCGAACGCCGGAGGCGGTGCCCGACGCCGAGGCGACGTTCGACGCTGCCCGCGCGTTCGGCGCCTCGCTCCCCGACGACGAACTCGTCCTCGCCGAGACAATTCCCGGCGGGACGACGACGGCAAAGGGCGTCCTGACGGCGCTCGGCGAGGAAACTGGTGTCTCGTCGTCGCTCCCGGAGAACCCCACGACGCTCAAGCGCCGCGTCGTGGGCGAGGCCCTCGAAGCCAGCGACCTCTCGCCCGGCGCGGCCGCGGGCGCTCCGCTCGACGCCGTGCGCGCCGTCGGCGACCCCGTCCTCGCGGCGGTGTCCGGACTGGCCGTCGGCGCACTGGAGTCCGGTACGGCGGTCACGCTCGGGGGCGGTACTCAGATGAGCGCCGTCGCGGCGCTCGTTCGTCACTTCGGCCTGACCGACTCCCTGACGCAGGCGACGACGTCGTTCATCGCCGCCGACGACGCCGCCGACGTTCGTAGCCTCGCGGACGCGCTGGACGTGGACCTCCGTGTGACAGCGCCCGGATTCGAGGGCGTCGACCATCCCGCGACGAACGCCTACGTCCGCGGCGAAGCGAAGGAGGGCGTGGGGATGGGCGGGGCGCTGGCACTCGTCGCGGGCAGCGAGACGGCGGCGGACGTGGCCGCCCTGCGTGACCGCGTCCGCGACGTCTACGACCGGTTGCTGGCGAACGCTCCGGAGACGCATCCGGCGGTGGACGGCGAGCGCGTCGACTGA
- a CDS encoding SDR family oxidoreductase has translation MSLEDSAAIVTGASSGIGEATAHELASRGARVALASRSEERLAGIAADLETKYGVETLVVPTDVRDEAAVDDLIETVVDAFGGLDVLVNNAGLGRGDGVADLSTDDYRAMMDTNVDGVFFATRAALPHLRESDGNLVFVGSFAGQYPRPGNPVYAATKWWVRGFAHSVEGRAGPDGVGVTVVNPSEVRTEFGGDDGESFAERFEPGEVSEPEEIADAIGFAAAQDHSTVHEIDVYRRDKFEGW, from the coding sequence ATGAGTCTCGAAGACAGCGCGGCCATCGTCACGGGCGCGAGTTCCGGCATCGGTGAGGCGACCGCTCACGAGCTGGCGAGTCGGGGTGCGCGAGTCGCCCTCGCGTCGCGGAGCGAGGAGCGACTGGCGGGCATCGCCGCCGACCTCGAAACGAAATACGGTGTCGAGACGCTCGTCGTCCCGACGGACGTCCGCGACGAGGCGGCTGTCGACGACCTGATAGAAACGGTCGTCGACGCCTTCGGCGGTCTGGACGTACTGGTCAACAACGCGGGCCTCGGCCGCGGCGACGGCGTGGCCGACCTCTCGACGGACGACTACCGGGCGATGATGGACACGAACGTCGACGGCGTCTTCTTCGCGACGCGCGCGGCGCTCCCGCATCTGCGCGAGTCGGACGGCAACCTCGTCTTCGTCGGCAGTTTCGCGGGGCAGTACCCCCGGCCGGGCAATCCGGTGTACGCCGCGACGAAGTGGTGGGTCCGCGGCTTCGCACACAGCGTCGAGGGACGGGCGGGGCCGGACGGCGTCGGCGTCACCGTCGTCAACCCCTCGGAGGTGCGGACCGAGTTCGGCGGCGACGACGGCGAGTCCTTCGCCGAGCGGTTCGAACCGGGCGAGGTGAGCGAACCCGAAGAAATCGCCGACGCTATCGGCTTCGCCGCCGCGCAGGACCACTCGACCGTCCACGAAATCGACGTCTATCGCCGCGACAAGTTCGAGGGCTGGTAG
- a CDS encoding DUF7344 domain-containing protein, whose protein sequence is MVAERSPDESAELARNDLFALLRNERRREVIRYLRDHDAPADLRDLSEYIAAVENDCDPAAVTYEQRKRVQTALYQMHLPKLADQEVVSYDRRAGEIELGPGAAACLPYLDVDVSGAPRRWWRWYLVAGAALVVLLGLAALGAPPFASLSGVECAVVAWAVFALVSVAHAVSERRA, encoded by the coding sequence ATGGTGGCCGAACGCAGTCCCGACGAGTCGGCGGAGCTCGCCCGCAACGACCTGTTCGCGTTGCTTCGAAACGAGCGACGGCGCGAAGTCATTCGGTATCTTCGCGACCACGACGCTCCGGCCGACCTGCGCGACCTGAGCGAGTACATCGCCGCCGTCGAGAACGACTGCGACCCGGCGGCAGTGACCTACGAGCAGCGCAAGCGCGTCCAGACCGCGCTCTACCAGATGCATCTGCCGAAACTCGCCGACCAAGAGGTGGTGTCGTACGACCGTCGCGCCGGGGAAATAGAGCTCGGTCCGGGCGCCGCGGCCTGCCTCCCGTATCTCGACGTGGACGTGTCGGGGGCGCCCCGTCGCTGGTGGCGGTGGTATCTCGTCGCGGGCGCGGCCCTCGTGGTACTGCTCGGACTGGCCGCCCTCGGCGCCCCGCCGTTCGCGTCGCTATCGGGCGTCGAGTGCGCCGTCGTCGCGTGGGCGGTGTTCGCGCTCGTCTCCGTCGCCCACGCCGTCAGCGAGCGGCGGGCGTAA
- a CDS encoding DUF2238 domain-containing protein → MRIRDRLGFSTQQQRQVTRVMQVALIGLVGLGLERGNVGIVVNASVGLVVTQLPAVLERDYQIPMDPALTLWITIAVFFHALGTAGLPGSSTNFYRSIWWWDHLTHTLSSSIVAAAGYATARAVELHSDAVSLPGRFMFVFILLLVLAFGVFWEVIEFAVAGIASATGSQSVLTQYGLGDTMLDLLFDTLGGVVVAVWGTAHLTDLTGAIADRFDRQ, encoded by the coding sequence ATGCGGATTCGCGACCGTCTCGGCTTCTCCACCCAGCAGCAGCGACAGGTCACCCGCGTGATGCAGGTGGCCCTCATCGGTCTCGTGGGCTTGGGCCTCGAACGCGGCAACGTCGGCATCGTCGTCAACGCGTCGGTCGGTCTCGTGGTGACGCAACTCCCGGCCGTGCTCGAACGCGACTACCAGATACCGATGGACCCAGCGCTGACGCTGTGGATAACCATCGCCGTCTTCTTCCACGCGCTCGGGACCGCCGGCCTTCCGGGGTCCAGCACCAACTTCTACCGGAGCATCTGGTGGTGGGACCACCTCACGCACACGCTGTCGTCCTCCATCGTCGCCGCCGCAGGCTACGCCACCGCCCGCGCCGTCGAACTTCACTCCGACGCCGTCTCGCTCCCCGGGCGATTCATGTTCGTGTTCATCCTCCTTCTCGTCCTCGCGTTCGGCGTCTTCTGGGAGGTCATCGAGTTCGCGGTGGCGGGGATTGCCTCGGCCACTGGGTCACAGAGCGTCCTCACGCAGTACGGACTCGGGGACACGATGCTCGACTTGCTGTTCGACACGCTCGGCGGCGTCGTCGTCGCGGTGTGGGGAACCGCTCACCTGACGGACCTCACGGGCGCGATAGCGGACCGGTTCGACCGGCAGTGA
- a CDS encoding BolA family protein: MDTAEVERLIEDGIEDAEATVTKPRVPDEDHEDAHFAAVVVSPAFEGLSLVDQHELVYDALEGHMTTDIHAMEMQTYTPEAYEKHGPDA, translated from the coding sequence ATGGACACCGCGGAAGTCGAGCGACTGATCGAAGACGGAATCGAAGACGCCGAGGCGACGGTCACCAAGCCGCGCGTCCCGGACGAGGACCACGAGGACGCCCACTTCGCCGCCGTCGTCGTCTCGCCGGCGTTCGAGGGACTCTCGCTGGTCGACCAACACGAACTCGTCTACGACGCGCTGGAGGGTCACATGACGACTGACATCCACGCGATGGAGATGCAGACCTACACGCCGGAGGCGTACGAGAAGCACGGCCCGGACGCGTAA
- a CDS encoding DUF6884 domain-containing protein: MTEIGLVSCVKTKRDEPATPRNLYTSSYFEKMRDYAEQNHDEWWIISAKHGLLHPDGALIEPYNETLSGARVARKREWAEEVAKQLDERGLLSGDVTLILHAGQDYYEELLPLIKDSGVSIEIPTEGLGIGDTQAWYKERL, encoded by the coding sequence ATGACTGAAATTGGCCTTGTCAGTTGCGTGAAGACGAAGCGCGATGAGCCTGCCACTCCGAGAAATCTCTACACCTCCTCGTACTTCGAAAAGATGCGAGACTATGCCGAGCAGAATCACGACGAGTGGTGGATTATTTCGGCCAAACACGGCCTCCTTCATCCTGACGGAGCGCTTATCGAACCCTACAATGAGACGCTCTCGGGCGCAAGGGTTGCTCGAAAACGAGAGTGGGCCGAGGAGGTGGCTAAGCAGTTAGATGAGAGAGGGCTACTCTCGGGAGATGTGACGCTCATTCTCCACGCTGGCCAAGACTACTACGAGGAACTTCTCCCGCTCATCAAAGACAGCGGAGTGTCCATTGAGATTCCGACCGAGGGGTTGGGGATTGGAGATACACAGGCTTGGTACAAAGAACGACTATGA
- a CDS encoding class II fumarate hydratase encodes MSDDSDFRVERDSLGEIAVPADAYWGAQTQRAVENFPISDATFGRRFVRALGIVKKSAARANRDLDLVDEDVADAIVDAADEVIAGDHDDQFPVDIFQTGSGTSSNMNANEVIANRAAELMGSEVGDRVVHPNDHVNFGQSSNDVIPTAMHVASLEAVEYDLVPALETLADELDAKAAAFDGVVKTGRTHLQDATPVRLDQEFGGYRTQVEKGIERCESVAPRLAELALGGTATGTGLNTHPEFPERAAEYIADETGLPFREADDHFEAQAAHDAMSEAHGALRTVAGSLNKIANDLRLLASGPRNGLGEIEQPENQPGSSIMPGKINPVVAEAVNQVHTQVVGNDAAVSAGAAGGQLDLNLYKPVVAHNFLQSADLLANASETFAEKFVAKLEANEAHCADAVERSMALATALNPAIGYDKASEVAKAALKTGKTVREVAVEKGYLTESEADDVLDPERMTHRGILSADDD; translated from the coding sequence ATGAGCGACGACTCCGACTTCCGCGTCGAGCGAGACAGTCTCGGTGAGATAGCGGTGCCCGCCGACGCCTACTGGGGCGCCCAGACCCAGCGCGCAGTCGAGAACTTCCCGATTAGCGACGCGACGTTCGGACGGCGGTTCGTCCGCGCCCTCGGCATCGTCAAGAAGTCGGCGGCGCGCGCCAACCGCGACCTCGACCTCGTCGACGAGGACGTGGCGGACGCCATCGTCGACGCGGCGGACGAGGTCATCGCGGGCGACCACGACGACCAGTTCCCAGTCGACATCTTCCAGACGGGGTCGGGCACCTCCTCGAACATGAACGCCAACGAGGTCATCGCCAACCGCGCGGCGGAACTGATGGGTAGCGAGGTGGGCGACCGGGTGGTCCATCCCAACGACCACGTCAACTTCGGGCAGTCCTCGAACGACGTCATCCCCACGGCGATGCACGTCGCGTCGCTGGAGGCGGTGGAGTACGACCTCGTGCCCGCCCTCGAAACCCTCGCCGACGAACTCGACGCGAAGGCGGCGGCGTTCGACGGCGTCGTCAAGACGGGGCGCACCCACCTCCAAGACGCCACGCCCGTCCGTCTCGATCAGGAGTTCGGCGGCTACCGCACGCAGGTAGAGAAGGGCATCGAGCGCTGTGAGTCGGTCGCCCCCCGCCTCGCCGAACTCGCCCTCGGAGGGACGGCGACAGGGACGGGACTGAACACCCACCCCGAGTTCCCCGAACGCGCCGCGGAGTACATCGCCGACGAGACTGGCCTCCCGTTCCGCGAGGCCGACGACCACTTCGAGGCACAGGCGGCCCACGACGCCATGAGCGAGGCCCACGGCGCCCTCCGGACCGTCGCGGGGTCGCTGAACAAGATTGCGAACGACCTCCGCTTGCTCGCCTCGGGACCGCGAAACGGGTTGGGCGAAATCGAGCAACCCGAGAACCAGCCGGGGTCGTCGATTATGCCCGGGAAAATCAACCCCGTCGTCGCCGAGGCGGTGAATCAGGTCCACACGCAGGTCGTCGGCAACGACGCTGCCGTCTCCGCGGGCGCCGCAGGCGGGCAACTCGACCTCAATCTCTACAAGCCCGTCGTCGCCCACAACTTCCTCCAGTCGGCCGACCTCCTCGCCAACGCCTCGGAGACGTTCGCCGAGAAGTTCGTGGCGAAGTTGGAGGCCAACGAGGCACACTGTGCCGACGCCGTCGAGCGCTCGATGGCGCTCGCGACAGCGCTCAACCCCGCCATCGGCTACGACAAGGCCTCCGAAGTCGCCAAGGCGGCGCTGAAGACCGGCAAGACCGTCCGCGAGGTGGCCGTCGAGAAGGGGTACCTGACCGAATCCGAGGCCGACGACGTCCTCGACCCAGAGCGGATGACCCACCGCGGGATTCTGAGCGCGGACGACGACTGA
- the priS gene encoding DNA primase small subunit PriS has product MDRRTREYLAGRFGDYYRSADPTLPPDPGTREWGHIPWTSGESTTMVRHQSIYDLGDVSDFLAREAPRHVYFSAARYDDPGAKTMDEKGWRGADLVFDLDADHLPSVDPEAATYAEMLAACQDALLRLLDILETDFDFDDLTVVFSGGRGYHVHVRDDELAPLDSEARREIVDYVRAVDLDMEGLIRTRAVGGTTRRELRTRGGWGKRTHERLLDFVAELRELDEDDATARLMEFGGIGEGYAGTLLDAFIDNPNAVERGNVEAGGPGARILVEALAEETVAEETAPIDEPVTTDTHRLIRLPGTLHGGSGLVVRRLDRDEVADFDPLVDAVPERFTDHTVRVEVTEPGTVELAGDSFTLDAGECSIPECVGVFLMTRNRARKVQE; this is encoded by the coding sequence ATGGACCGACGGACACGCGAGTATCTCGCCGGCCGGTTCGGTGACTACTACCGGAGCGCCGACCCGACGCTCCCGCCCGACCCCGGCACCCGCGAGTGGGGCCACATCCCGTGGACGAGCGGCGAGTCCACGACGATGGTCCGCCACCAGTCTATCTACGACCTCGGCGACGTGAGCGACTTCCTCGCGCGCGAGGCGCCCCGCCACGTCTACTTCTCCGCCGCGCGATACGACGACCCCGGCGCCAAGACCATGGACGAGAAGGGGTGGCGCGGGGCCGACCTCGTGTTCGACCTCGACGCCGACCACCTCCCGAGTGTCGACCCCGAGGCCGCCACCTACGCCGAGATGCTCGCGGCGTGTCAGGACGCCCTCCTGCGACTGCTCGACATCCTCGAAACCGACTTCGACTTCGACGACCTGACCGTCGTCTTCTCCGGCGGCCGCGGCTATCACGTCCACGTCCGCGACGACGAGTTGGCGCCCCTCGACTCGGAGGCGCGCCGCGAAATCGTCGACTACGTCCGCGCGGTCGACCTCGATATGGAGGGGCTGATTCGCACGCGGGCCGTCGGCGGGACGACCCGGCGCGAACTCCGCACCCGCGGCGGGTGGGGCAAGCGCACCCACGAACGCCTGCTGGATTTCGTCGCGGAGCTCCGCGAGCTGGACGAGGACGACGCGACGGCGCGGCTCATGGAGTTCGGCGGCATCGGCGAGGGATACGCGGGCACGCTGCTCGACGCCTTCATCGACAATCCGAACGCCGTCGAACGCGGCAACGTCGAAGCCGGTGGGCCGGGCGCACGAATACTGGTCGAGGCGCTCGCCGAGGAGACGGTGGCCGAGGAGACGGCGCCCATCGACGAACCGGTGACGACCGACACCCATCGACTTATCCGGCTCCCGGGGACGCTCCACGGCGGAAGCGGGCTGGTCGTCCGCCGTCTCGACCGGGACGAGGTCGCCGATTTCGACCCGCTCGTCGACGCCGTCCCCGAGCGATTCACCGACCACACTGTCCGGGTTGAGGTGACGGAACCAGGCACCGTCGAACTCGCTGGCGACAGCTTTACACTGGACGCTGGTGAGTGTTCGATACCGGAGTGCGTCGGCGTGTTCCTGATGACGCGCAACCGAGCCCGGAAGGTCCAAGAATGA
- a CDS encoding M61 metallopeptidase family protein: protein MTSRRSRALGALVVGLLLVASVAPAVATAETDATDPWTTVANHGGEATPTPSEQAVLHQRGIVSRNDEPGSVTLTFEYDVPSSVSGLRVAVPVLSLDGITVEGMEGFERTERGRFLWDTETESPTISIRMAVGDSMASGVRGMERDDWAFVSEPNTRVQVRTDARPLQTSSLTVAEGEEGFARSHLAYVGPHERRNVTVADERATFILGDQDADPQRAIEFLRTANEHFDLGVQRDSITVFVLPLSGLEEAPVQAATVDTAFWVGSAGVRLDSTGSVFAHEYVHTRLSTAGRSDAAWLTEAVAEYYGRVFAFNDGVGDYDSFLEGLRAQQYAPDRRSVVLTDGETWQGTTAHYEKGAHVLAALDAEIQRRTDGEKSLRDVFAGRSEPFQDYQTFRAAVIEVTGEESIGTWLDRYATTDALPPLPTDPQYYVAEPSLDPDGDGMASGAELDAGRHPFVEGAAEERLAAERTTAADGTDTPESTEMATETPETGTSGSAPGFGAVALLAALAALWVGVGRR, encoded by the coding sequence ATGACTTCCCGTCGGAGTCGCGCGCTGGGGGCGTTGGTCGTCGGATTACTGCTCGTCGCCAGCGTCGCGCCCGCCGTCGCGACGGCCGAGACTGACGCGACCGACCCGTGGACCACCGTCGCCAACCACGGCGGCGAGGCGACGCCGACACCGAGCGAGCAGGCCGTCCTCCACCAGCGCGGCATCGTCTCGCGCAACGACGAACCCGGGAGCGTGACGCTCACCTTCGAGTACGACGTTCCGTCGTCGGTCTCGGGGCTTCGCGTCGCCGTCCCGGTGCTCTCGCTCGACGGCATCACCGTCGAGGGGATGGAGGGCTTCGAGCGGACCGAGCGCGGCCGCTTCCTCTGGGACACCGAGACGGAGTCGCCGACCATTTCGATTCGGATGGCGGTCGGTGACTCGATGGCCAGCGGCGTCCGCGGGATGGAGCGCGACGACTGGGCCTTCGTCTCCGAACCGAACACGCGGGTGCAGGTGCGGACCGACGCCCGCCCGCTCCAGACGTCGTCGCTCACGGTCGCCGAGGGCGAGGAGGGCTTCGCCCGGAGTCACCTCGCCTACGTCGGCCCGCACGAGCGACGGAACGTCACCGTCGCCGACGAGCGAGCGACGTTCATTCTCGGTGACCAGGACGCCGACCCGCAGCGAGCCATCGAGTTCCTGCGGACCGCGAACGAGCACTTCGACCTCGGGGTGCAACGCGACTCCATCACCGTGTTCGTCCTCCCGTTGAGCGGGTTGGAGGAGGCGCCCGTTCAGGCCGCCACCGTCGACACCGCGTTCTGGGTCGGGAGCGCGGGCGTCCGCCTCGATTCGACGGGCTCGGTGTTCGCACACGAGTACGTCCACACGCGACTGAGCACCGCCGGTCGCTCCGACGCGGCGTGGCTGACCGAGGCCGTCGCGGAGTATTACGGCCGCGTGTTCGCCTTCAACGACGGCGTCGGTGACTACGACTCGTTCCTTGAGGGCCTCCGCGCACAGCAGTACGCCCCCGACCGGCGCTCGGTCGTGCTCACCGACGGCGAGACGTGGCAGGGGACGACCGCTCACTACGAGAAGGGCGCGCACGTCCTCGCCGCGCTCGACGCCGAAATCCAGCGGCGCACCGACGGCGAGAAGTCGCTGCGCGACGTGTTCGCGGGACGGTCGGAGCCGTTCCAGGACTACCAGACCTTCCGCGCGGCGGTCATCGAAGTCACCGGCGAGGAGTCGATAGGCACGTGGCTGGACCGGTACGCGACGACCGACGCCCTGCCGCCGTTGCCGACCGACCCTCAGTATTACGTCGCCGAACCGTCGCTCGACCCCGACGGCGACGGGATGGCGAGCGGCGCCGAACTCGACGCCGGACGACACCCGTTCGTCGAGGGGGCCGCAGAGGAGCGACTCGCCGCGGAGCGAACGACGGCGGCCGACGGAACTGACACGCCCGAATCGACTGAGATGGCTACTGAGACGCCGGAAACGGGAACCAGCGGGTCGGCGCCCGGATTCGGTGCCGTCGCCCTCCTCGCGGCACTCGCGGCGCTCTGGGTCGGGGTGGGGCGGCGATAG
- a CDS encoding YegP family protein has protein sequence MPDATFQVFDDDAGVRWRLRDGDGAVLAVSDSAYDTEHDAMRAVQRLKHVAATAGVESTTSGT, from the coding sequence ATGCCCGACGCCACGTTTCAGGTGTTCGACGACGACGCGGGCGTCCGCTGGCGACTCCGGGACGGCGACGGGGCGGTGCTCGCAGTGAGCGACAGCGCGTACGATACCGAACACGACGCGATGCGCGCCGTCCAGCGACTCAAACACGTCGCGGCGACCGCTGGCGTCGAGTCGACGACCAGCGGTACGTGA
- a CDS encoding HhH-GPD family protein encodes MTEIEGALDGDTDAVRAALVEWYEDDHRDYPWRRTDDAYEILVSEVMSQQTQLDRVVEAWDAFLDRWPTVDALADADRSEVVAFWSDQRLGYNNRARYLHEAAGQVVDDFGGEFPQTPAELSELMGVGPYTANAVASFAFNNGDAVVDTNVKRVLHRAFDVPDDDAAFERVASDLMPPGESRVWNNAIMELGGVACQKNPRCDEAGCPWREWCDAYQTGDFTAPDVPTQPSFEGSRRQFRGRIIRLLGEHEEMELDALGHRIRVDYAPDGDYGREWLCGLLDDLEADGLVATDDRDGEPVARLER; translated from the coding sequence ATGACCGAGATTGAGGGCGCCCTCGACGGCGACACCGACGCCGTCCGCGCGGCGCTCGTCGAGTGGTACGAGGACGACCACCGCGACTACCCGTGGCGCCGGACCGACGACGCCTACGAGATTCTCGTCTCGGAGGTGATGAGCCAGCAGACGCAACTTGACCGCGTTGTCGAGGCGTGGGACGCCTTCCTCGACCGCTGGCCAACCGTCGACGCCCTCGCCGACGCCGACCGGAGCGAGGTGGTCGCCTTCTGGTCCGACCAGCGACTCGGCTACAACAACCGCGCGCGCTACCTCCACGAGGCCGCCGGACAGGTCGTCGACGACTTCGGCGGCGAGTTCCCGCAGACGCCCGCCGAACTCTCGGAGCTGATGGGCGTCGGTCCCTACACCGCCAACGCCGTCGCGAGCTTCGCCTTCAACAACGGCGACGCCGTCGTCGACACCAACGTCAAGCGCGTCCTCCACCGCGCCTTCGACGTGCCCGACGACGACGCCGCCTTCGAACGCGTCGCGAGCGACCTCATGCCACCCGGCGAGTCCCGCGTCTGGAACAACGCCATCATGGAACTCGGCGGCGTCGCCTGTCAGAAGAACCCGCGCTGTGACGAGGCCGGGTGTCCGTGGCGCGAGTGGTGCGACGCCTACCAGACCGGCGATTTCACCGCGCCCGACGTGCCGACACAGCCGAGCTTCGAGGGGAGTCGCCGGCAGTTTCGGGGGCGTATTATCCGCCTCCTCGGCGAACACGAGGAGATGGAACTGGATGCGCTCGGCCACCGCATCCGCGTCGACTACGCACCCGACGGCGACTACGGCCGTGAGTGGCTTTGTGGCCTCCTCGATGACTTGGAGGCGGACGGACTGGTCGCCACCGACGACCGAGACGGAGAGCCAGTCGCGCGCCTCGAACGGTAG
- a CDS encoding dodecin: MVFKKITLVGTSPDSFDAAVDDAIDRADETLDNVKWVEVDELGVEVASVPSREYQAEVEVAFELEG, encoded by the coding sequence ATGGTGTTCAAGAAAATCACACTGGTCGGGACGAGTCCGGACAGTTTCGATGCCGCCGTCGACGACGCCATCGACCGCGCGGACGAGACGCTTGACAACGTGAAGTGGGTCGAGGTGGACGAACTCGGCGTCGAGGTCGCGAGCGTGCCGTCGCGGGAGTACCAGGCCGAAGTCGAAGTCGCGTTCGAACTCGAAGGCTGA